In a genomic window of Phacochoerus africanus isolate WHEZ1 chromosome 6, ROS_Pafr_v1, whole genome shotgun sequence:
- the C2CD4D gene encoding LOW QUALITY PROTEIN: C2 calcium-dependent domain-containing protein 4D (The sequence of the model RefSeq protein was modified relative to this genomic sequence to represent the inferred CDS: deleted 3 bases in 2 codons), with amino-acid sequence MWLLEKAGYRVGAAESRARWAPSSLFPKRRTPGQLARACPNVLTPDRIPQFIIPPRLSDPGGAEPPGGRDAGGRGLPTACSLPHLAGREGWAFLPESPHTRRRESLFHSPPPAPAGGLSPAQSRLHVSAPDLRLCRAPDSDTASSPDSSPFGSPRPGPDRPRPPRPCSLSPEEASSADTSPYTPRRAGPPTPPLFHLDFLCCQLRPTKESVLRLEPRGGQLRFSAEYQAAHGRLRLRLVSAEGLPEPRAGPGCGGGGCCVVLSLRPRVRPRGQRSRVVKCSANPIFNEDFFFDGLGPPDLATRSLRAKVLDRGAGFRRDVLLGECETPLIALLPPLGGGLGPGTSLAPAHLSL; translated from the exons ATGTGGCTCTTGGAAAAAGCTGGCTACAGGGTGGGGGCGGCGGAGTCTCGGGCTCGGTGGGCGCCCTCCAGCCTGTTTCCTAAGCGCCGCACCCCCGGCCAGCTGGCTCGCGCCTGCCCCAACGTCCTCACCCCCGATCGTATCCCGCAGTTCATCATCCCGCCTCGGCTCTCGGACCCAGGCGGCGCCGAGCCCCCGGGCGGGCGCGACGCGGGCGGGCGCGGCCTCCCCACGGCCTGTTCGCTGCCGCACCTGGCTGGCCGCGAAGGCTGGGCCTTCCTGCCCGAGAGCCCGCACACGCGCCGGCGCGAGTCCCTGTTCCATTCGCCGCCGCCCGCCCCGGCCGGGGGGCTGTCCCCCGCGCAGTCCCGGCTGCACGTCTCCGCCCCGGACCTGCGCCTCTGCCGGGCCCCGGACAGCGAC ACCGCCTCGTCGCCCGATTCGTCTCCCTTTGGCTCGCCGCGGCCAGGCCCCGACCGGCCCCGGCCGCCCAGGCCGTGCTCGCTGTCCCCGGAGGAGGCGAGCTCGGCGGACACCAGCCCTTACACGCCGCGCCGCGCGGGGCCGCCCACGCCGCCGCTCTTCCACCTCGACTTCTTGTGCTGCCAGCTGCGGCCGACCAAGGAGAGCGTGCTGCGCCTCGAGCCCCGGGGCGGGCAGCTGCGGTTCTCCGCCGAGTACCAGGCCGCCCATGGGCGGCTGCGGCTGCGCCTGGTGAGCGCCGAGGGCCTGCCCGAGCCGCGGGCCGGCCCCgggtgcggcggcggcggctgttGCGTGGTGCTGAGTTTGCGGCCGCGCGTCCGGCCTCGGGGCCAGCGGAGCCGAGTGGTCAAATGCAGCGCCAACCCCATCTTCAACGAGGACTTCTTCTTTGATGGGCTCGGTCCACCAGACCTGGCCACTCGCAGTCTGAGGGCCAAGGTGCTGGACAGGGGCGCGGGGTTCCGCAGGGACGTGCTGCTGGGGGAGTGTGAGACGCCCCTCATTGCCTTGCTA CCTCCCTTGGGTGGTGGGCTAGGTCCCGGGACCTCCCTGGCACCTGCCCATCTCAGCCTTTAG
- the RORC gene encoding LOW QUALITY PROTEIN: nuclear receptor ROR-gamma (The sequence of the model RefSeq protein was modified relative to this genomic sequence to represent the inferred CDS: inserted 1 base in 1 codon; deleted 1 base in 1 codon), which produces MDRAPQRHHRASRELLAAKKTHTSQIEVIPCKICGDKSSGIHYGVITCEGCKGFFRRSQQCNVAYSCTRQQNCPIDRTSRNRCQHCRLQKCLALGMSRDAVKFGRMSKKQRDSLHAEVQKQLQQRQQQQREQAAKSPPAGAQGADPLACPLGLPDGQLPLGSSPDLPEASACPPGLLRAPSCGPSYSNSLVKAGLNGASYHLEYSPERGKAEGRENFYGTGSQLAPDRCGLRFEDPRHPGLGEPGRGPNSYCSPSFRSTPEAPYASLTEIEHLVQNVCKSYRDTCQLRLEDLLRQRSNIFSREEVAGYQRKSMWEMWERCAHRLTEAIQYVVEFAKRLSGFMELCQNDQIVLLKAGAMEVVLVRMCRAYNADNHTVFFEGKYGGMELFRALGCSELISSIFDFSRSLSALRFXEDEIALYTALVLINANRPGLQEKRKVEQLQYNLELAFHHHLCKTHRQGILAKLPPKGKLRSLCSQHVEKLQTFQHLHPIVVQVAFPPLYKELFSTEIESSDGLSE; this is translated from the exons ATGGACAGGGCCCCACAGAGACACCACCGAGCCTCGAGGG AGCTGCTGGCTGCAAAGAAGACCCACACCT CACAAATTGAAGTGATCCCCTGCAAAATCTGTGGGGACAAGTCGTCTGGGATCCACTACGGGGTTATCACCTGTGAGGGGTGCAAG ggtTTCTTCCGCCGGAGCCAGCAGTGTAACGTGGCCTACTCCTGCACCCGTCAGCAGAACTGC CCCATCGACCGCACTAGCCGAAACCGATGCCAGCACTGCCGCCTACAGAAATGCCTGGCCCTGGGCATGTCCCGAGATG CTGTCAAGTTTGGCCGCATGTCCAAGAAGCAAAGGGACAGCCTGCATGCTGAGGTGCAGaaacagctgcagcagaggcaaCAGCAGCAACGGGAACAAGCGGCCAAGTCCCCTCCTGCAGGGGCCCAAGGAGCAGACCCCCTCGCCTGCCCCCTGGGGCTCCCAGATGGGCAGCTGCCCTTGGGCTCCTCACCTGACCTGCCGGAGGCCTCGGCCTGTCCCCCCGGTCTCCTGAGAGCCCCAAGCTGCGGGCCCTCCTACTCCAACAGCTTGGTCAAGGCTGGGCTCAATGGGGCTTCTTACCACCTGGAATACAGCCCTGAGCGGGGCAAGGCTGAGGGCAGAGAGAACTTCTATGGCACAGGCAGCCAGCTGGCCCCTGACAGGTGTGGACTCCGTTTTGAGGACCCCAGGCATCCTGGGCTTGGGGAACCAGGACGGGGCCCCAACAGCTACTGCAGCCCCAGTTTCCGCAGTACCCCAGAGGCGCCTTACGCCTCCCTGACAGAGATTG AGCACCTGGTGCAGAATGTTTGTAAGTCTTACCGAGACACGTGTCAGCTGCGGCTGGAGGACCTGCTTCGGCAGCGCTCCAACATCTTCTCCCGAGAGGAGGTGGCCGGCTACCAGAGGAAG TCAATGTGGGAGATGTGGGAACGCTGTGCCCACCGCCTCACCGAGGCCATTCAGTACGTGGTGGAGTTCGCTAAGAGGCTCTCGGGCTTTATGGAGCTCTGCCAGAACGACCAGATCGTGCTACTCAAAGCAG GAGCAATGGAAGTGGTGCTGGTCAGGATGTGCCGAGCCTACAACGCTGACAACCACACAGTCTTTTTTGAAGGCAAATACGGTGGCATGGAGCTGTTCCGAGCCTtgg GCTGCAGCGAGCTTATCAGCTCCATCTTTGACTTCTCCCGCTCCCTGAGTGCCTTGCGCT CTGAGGACGAGATTGCACTCTACACAGCCCTCGTCCTCATCAATGCCA ACCGGCCAGGActccaagagaaaaggaaagtagaACAGCTGCAGTACAATCTGGAGCTGGCCTTTCATCATCATCTCTGCAAGACCCATCGCCAAGGCATCCTGGCCAAG CTGCCACCCAAGGGGAAGCTTCGGAGCCTGTGCAGTCAGCACGTGGAAAAGCTGCAAACCTTCCAGCACCTCCACCCCATCGTGGTCCAAGTTGCTTTCCCTCCACTCTATAAGGAACTCTTCAGCACTGAAATCGAGTCATCTGATGGGCTGTCCGAGTGA